A segment of the Streptomyces sp. XD-27 genome:
GACGAGTGCCGCGGCTGAACGTCGCATACGCATGGAATGGTCCCCCGGTGTGGTGTCCGAAAGTGGTGTGCGCGATCAGCATGGCCGGGGTCGGATGGCATGGGCATGCATGAAGATCCGTCCGCAGCGAGGCTGAGACGGCGCTGTTGCGGCCGCGCCGTGCCTGAGACCGGGCTGTTGCAAAGTAACTGGTCAGAGGGGGTGCGGCCGCCTGGAAGCGGGGCCGCGGGGCGCGGCTGCGGAATGGATTTCCCATCGGCGGTGCATTGACGTAAGGTTGCGATTACCGACGCGGGGTGGAGCAGCTCGGTAGCTCGCTGGGCTCATAACCCAGAGGTCGCAGGTTCAAATCCTGTCCCCGCTACTCGTCCCGAGGGCCCGGCACCTGAGTGCCGGGCCCTCGGTCGTTCTGCGCGCCCCTCGCCCCGGCGCGATGGTCAGTGACGGGTGCGATGCCGCCGGGGCCGGTTCGTCAGCGCGCCGCGGCGGTCAGCGGCAGCGCCTCGGCCAGCGCGCGCCACTCCCGCAGGGGGATGCCGTTGCGCGGGTCCGAGGTCACCACCTGGATCGCGAGATGGTCCGCGCCCGCTGCCAGGAAGGCGTCCACGATCTCGCCGCGCCGGTCGGAGGCGGAGACCGCACGCAGGGCCGGGGTCCAGACGCCAATGCTGCCGAGGTTCAGGTCAGTTGCCATGGCCCCGATAACCGGAGGGTCTGTCCGGTTATTCCCAGGGTGGGAGATGGCGGGAAAAGGAGATGGCGGGAAAAACGGTGTCCCGAATCCCTCCGCTCCTGTACGGTGTATAACTGACTCACCTGTACAGCGTATAAGGAGCGCGCGTGACGGCGACGACAGCCGAAACCACCTCGTCACCAGAAGGAACCCCGCAGAGACACCCGCAGCGCTGGCTGATTCTCGGCGTCATCTGCCTCGCGCAGCTCACCGTTCTGCTCGACAACACCGTCCTCAACGTCGCGATCCCGTCCCTCACCGAGGAACTGGACGCGTCCTCCGCCGACGTGCAGTGGATGATCAACGCCTACTCGCTCGTCCAGTCGGGCCTGCTGCTCACCGCGGGCAACGCCGCCGACCGCTACGGCCGCAAGAAGCTGTTGGTCGCGGGCCTCGCCCTGTTCGGGCTCGGGTCGCTGGCCGCGGGCCTCGCGCAGTCCTCCGGCCAGTTGATCGCCGCCCGCGCCGGGATGGGCGTCGGCGGCGCGCTGCTGATGACCACCACGCTCGCCGTCGTCGTCCAGATCTTCGACGACACGGAGCGGGTGAAGGCCATCGGCCTGTGGTCCACCGTCAACTCGCTGGGCTTCGCGGCCGGTCCGCTCATCGGCGGGGTCATGCTCGACCACTTCTGGTGGGGCGCGATATTCCTGGTCAACATCCCGGTCGCGGTGCTCGGCCTGGTCGCCGTCATCGCCATGGTGCCGGAGTCCCGCAGCGGCACCGGCGAGCGTCCCGACGTCCTCGGCGCCGTCCTGTCCACCATAGGGATGACCGGTGTGGTCTACGCGATCATCACCGGGCCCGTGCACGGCTGGACGTCGGGGCAGGTGCTGGGCGCTGCCGCCGTCGGGACCGTCGTCCTGGCCGCCTTCGCGGTCTGGGAGCTGCGGATCCCGAACCCGATGCTGGACATGCACTTCTTCCGCAACCAGCGGTTCATCGGGGCCGTCGCGGGCGCGATCCTCGTCGCGTTCGGGATGGGCGGCTCGCTGTACCTGCTCACCCAGCACCTCCAGTTCGTGCTGGGATACGAGCCGCTGGAGGCCGGGCTCCGCACGGCGCCGCTGGCGCTCACCGTCGTCGCCCTCAACCTCACCGGCGTCGGGGCGAAGCTGCTGCCCAAGCTGGGCACCCCCGGCACCATCGCGTCCGGAATGGCCATGGTCTCCGCCGGGCTCGCCGCGATAGCACTCCTCGGCGGTGACGGCTACGGCGGGATGCTGCTCGGGCTGGTCGTGATGGGCGCGGGCATCGCGTTCTCCATGCCGGCCATGGCCAACGCCATCATGAGCGCGATACCGCCCGAGAAGGCGGGCGTGGGCGCCGGGGTCAACGGCACCCTCGCCGAGTTCGGCAACGGCCTGGGCGTGGCCGTCCTCGGCGCCGTCCTCAACTCCCGGTTCGCCGCCCTCATACCCGCCGCCGCCGGTGCCGTCTCGCTGCCCGCTGTCATGGCCGGCGCGGACAACGACGCCGAACGGTCCCGGATCGCGGACGCGTTCGCCTCGGGCGTCGAAACCAGCCAGCTGGTGGGCGCCGTGGCGGTGCTGGCCGGCGGCCTGCTCGCCGCCTTCCTGCTGCGCCGTGCCGAACGGTCCGCTCAGCAGGTCACAGCGGATCAGGGCGCCGGATCGCAATAGCATCGCCTACGCACCACCGGGCCTCGGAGAAGGAGAGCGCCATGGCAACCGGCAGCCGTGTCAGCAGTCCGCGTACCAGTGTCTGGCTCTCCGAGCGCCCGGCCCCGCGGCGCAAGACGGACCAGCAGCCGGACGGGCTCGACCGCGTGAAGATCGTGGCGGCCTCGGTCCGGCTGCTGGACGCCGAGGGGCTGGCGAAGTTCTCGATGCGGCGGCTCGCCGCCGAACTCGGCGTCACCGCCATGTCCGTCTACTGGTACGTGGACACCAAGGACGACCTGCTGGAACTCGCCCTGGACACGGTCATGGGGGAGATCGCCCTGCCGCCGGAGGCGGTCGAGCCCGCGGCGGCGCTCGCGCATCCGTTTCCGGCCGGGCAGCGCGACTGGCGCGAGCAGCTGCGCCAACTGGCCGGGGAGTACCGCAAGCTCATCGTCCGCCACCCGTGGCTGTCGCCGCTGACGGGGGAGTACCTCAACATCGGCCCGAACGCGATGGCCTTCGCGCACGCCGCCATGCGGGTGATGCGGAACAGCGGGCTGCCGGACGACAAGGTGCCCGGCGCGCTGTCGCTCGTCTACCAGTTCGTCTACGGCTACAGCACGATCGAGGGCCGGTTCGGCGCCCGCTGCCGGGCGGCGGGGGTCAGCGAGGACGTCTTCTACCGGCAGGTGATGGACACGATCGCGGGCCGACCGGAGTTCGACGAGAGCCGGGCGATCGCGGAGGCCCGGGGCGGCGACACGGTCGCCGAAATGCGCGCGCGGGACTTCGCCGTCGCGCTGGACTGCGCCATCGCGGGGATCGAGGCCCTGCGGAACGGCTGACGGGCGCCGGCCACGGCGTCGGCCACCGCGCCGGTCAGCCGGGGCGCCGGCGTACGGTGCCGACTACGGCGCCGGCGTGCGGTGCCGACTACGCCGCGGGCAGCCGCGTGCCCTGGACCGCCTGGATGTCCAGCTCCACCCGCAGCGTCGTGCCGATCGCCGCGATGCCCGCCGCGACCACCTGGTTGTAGTGCATCGCGAAGTCCTCCCGCCGCAGTTCGGTGGTGGCGCGGAAGGCGGCCCGTACCCCGCCCCACGGGTCCGGACCCGTACCCAGATAGGCCAGGTCCAGGTCCACCGGCCGCCGGACGCCGTGCATCGACAGCTCGCCGTGCACCGTCCAGCGGTCGGGGCCTGCCGGGGACAGCCGCGTACCCCGGTAATCCAGGAGCGGATGGCGCTCGACGTCCAGGAAGTCCGCCGACCTCAGGTGGCCGTCCCGCATCCCGTTGCCGGTGTCGATGCTCGCCGCCCGGATCTCCGCCTCGACGGTCGACCGCGCCACGTCCTCGGCGATCTCGATCCGGCCGCCGAACTCCGTGAACCGGCCGCGCACGCTGGAGATCCCCAGGTGCTGTGCGACCGCCGCCACCGTCGAGTGCGCCGGATCCAGCGTCCACGGGCCCGGCGGCGGCAGCTCCGCACCGCCCTGCCGCGCCAGCACCACGGTGCCGATCTCGGCCCGGCCGGCCGCGGTGACCAGGGCGGTCGAGGCGGCCGGCGCGTAGCCGACGGCGGTCGCGATCACCGTGTACGGGCCCGGAGCCAGCGGCTCCCCGGTCCGTACGGCACCCTCCTCGTCGGCGTACGCCCGCAGCACCTGTGCGCCCGTCATGTCGGTGACGGTCAGCACCGCGTGCCGCACCGCCCAGCCATCGCGTGTACGGATGCGTGCCCGCAGCCCCGCGCCCGTGGTCGTCGTCATCTCCGCTTCCCGCTCCCGTTTCGTGGTGGTGCATGGTGCGCGTGGCGCACGCCGTGCCGGTCCCGGTGGCGGCGGGCGGGCTGTCCCCTGCCCGTGTGCCCCGCCGCCACCAGGACCCTCTCCGTGGACCGTCCGTGGCCGGATCCGGTCCCGGACCGGGTCCCGGCGCCTCTCCGCTCGACGCGCGCCGGGGCCCGGAGTCGGTGATGCGTCAGTCGCCGGGGTGGGCGAGGTCGACGTCGTGTCCGTCGACCCCGTCCCCGGTGACCGCGAGCGTGTCCGCGACCGGCGGGTAGCCGCTCGCGACGACCGTGTAGTCGCCCGCGTCCAGGTCGGTGAAGGCGTACGCGCCGTCCTCACCGGTGGTGGCGGTCGCCACCACGTTCCCCGTCGCGTCGACCAGCGTGACCCGCGCGTCGGCCAGGGGCCGCCGCTCCGCCCCGGCGCGTATCGTGCCCCGGACCCGCGCGCCGGGCCGCAGCGCGACCCCGATCCGGGTGACGCCCTGGGCGGCGACCTCGACCGGCAGCGCCGCGGGCCGGAAGCCGGGCGCGTTGACGGCGACCGTGTAGGAGCCCGCGACCAGCTCGTCGAACGCGAACTCGCCGCCCTCGCCGGTCGTCCCGGTGGCGAGCACCTCACCGCGCACGTCGGTGACGATGACCACGGCCGCCGCGACCGGCTGCCCGTCGGCGTCGGCGCGTACGGTGCCCGCCAGCCCGCTGGTGCCGGTCAGCGCGAGGTCGTAGGCGAGCGGCTCCCCGCCGACCACGACGGTGGACGCCTGCGGCTGGTGGCCGTCGGCGGCCGCGACGAGGACGTACGAGCCGGGGCCGGGCGCGTCCAGCGCGTACGAGCCGTCGGCGTGCGCCACGGACCGGCCGAGCTGCCGCCCGGAGAGCGAGATCAGGGTGACGGCGGCCCGCGACACGGCGGCGCCCTCGGCGTTCCGTACGAAGCCGTACACACCTTGGCGCGGGTGCTGCTCCCCGGCGTCGCCACCGGTGGAGGCGGTAGCGGCGAGGTGCTGGTCCTGTACGGCGGTCGCGGCGAGGTGCTGGTCCTCTACGGCGGTCGCGGCGGGCGCGGCCACGGCGGTTGCGGTCGGCGCGGCAGCCGCTGCGGATGCGGCGGTCACCGCGGTCGCGGCGGGTGCGGTGGCCATGGCGAACGCTGCGGGTGCGGTGGCCGCGGTCGGCGTGTCCTCCGTCGTGCCCGCCGCCGTGCCGTCGGTCGTGTCATCGGTCGTGCCGTTGGTCGCCGTTCCGGCGGTGCCGCCCGCGTGAGCTCCGGCGCTGCTCCTCAGTGGGACCTCCTTGATGAGCAGGGAGAAGAGGAAGGCCAGCAGCGCGGCGGGCGCGGCGTACAGGAAGACGTCCGCGACGCCGTGCCCGTACGCGCTCTCGATCACTTCGCGCAGCGGCAGCGGCAGCTTGTCCAGGTCCGGGATGGCACCGCCGCCCGTGCCGCCGTGCCCCGCCGCGCCCGCGGCCTTCGGCCCGAGCTCGGCCAGCCCGTCCCGGGTGTAGTGCGTGACCCGGTCGGCGAGCACCGCGCCCAGCGCGGAGACGCCCACCGCACCACCGAGGGAGCGGAAGAAGGTGACGACGGAGCTGGCGGCGCCGAGGTCCTGGGGCGCCACCTGGTTCTGGGTGGCCAGCACCAGGTTCTGCATCATCATGCCGATGCCGAGTCCCAGCAGCGCCATGAAGATCGACAGGCGCCAGTACGGGGTGTCGTACCGCATCGTGCCGAGCAGCCCGAGGCCCGCGGTCAGCAGCGCGCCGCCGGCGACCAGCCACGCCTTCCAGCGGCCGGTCTTGGTGATGACCTGGCCGGAGACGGTCGAGGAGACGAACAGCCCGCCGATCATCGGGATGGTCATGACGCCGGACATGGTCGGAGACTCGCCGCGCGCCAACTGGAAGTACTGGCTGAAGAAGACCGTGCCCGCGAACATCGCGACACCGACGAACAGCGACGCCAGCGACGCCAGGGTGATCGTCTTGTTGCGGAACAGCCGCAGCGGGATGATCGGGTCGCTCGCCCTGGACTCGACGAGGACGAAGACCGCGCCGAGCAGCAGCGCCCCGCCGACCATGGCGTAGGTCTGCCAGGAGATCCAGTCGTAGTCGTCGCCCGCGAGCGTGACCCAGATCAGCAGCAGCGAGACGGCGGCGCTGATGAAGAACGCGCCCGCCCAGTCGACCTTGACCTCCCTCTTCACCACCGGGAGCTTGAGAGTCTTCTGCAGTACGAACAGAGCGATGACGGCGAACGGCACGCCGACGTAGAAGCACCAACGCCAGCCGAGCCAGTCGGTGTCGGTGATGACGCCGCCCAGCAGCGGACCGCCGACGGTCGCCACGGCGAAGGTCGCGCCGAGGTAGCCGCTGTAGCGCCCGCGCTCCCGCGGGGAGATCATCGCGGCCATCACGATCTGGGCCAGGGCGGACAGGCCGCCCACGCCTATGCCCTGGACGACGCGGCAGGCGATGAGCATGCCGGTGCTCTGCGACAGACCGGCGACCACCGAGCCCGCGACGTAGATCACGAGCGCGGCCTGGACCAGCAGCTTCTTGCTGAACAGGTCGGAGAGCTTGCCCCACAGGGGGGTGGCGGCCGTCATCGACAGCAGAGCGGCGGTGACCACCCAGGTGTACGAGGACTGGCTGCCGTGCAGGTCGGCGATGATCTCCGGGAGGGCGTTCGACACGATCGTGGAGGACAGGATCGCCACGAACATGCCCAGCAGCAGCCCGGAGAGCGCCTCCATGATCTGCCGGTGGGTCATCGGCTCGCCAGGACTCGGGGCGTGGCTGTGTCGCCTGGCGTGTGCGGGGTGTCCCGCGGGTCCCCGCACACCGCCGTCCGGTGTGGTCGTTGCCATGAAGTTCCTTTGCGAGTGCTACGTGTCTTACGCGTTCGTGTGCGCGTGCGCGTGCGCGTGCGCGTGTGCGTGCGTCGGGGTGGGGGTGCGGGGCCGCGGCTCGCCGAAGCCCGCCCGGAGTCTGGCCAGCAGCTCGTTGAGCCGGCCGACGTCGTCGTCGGACCAGTCGCTCAGGTGGCTGGCGAGCGCTTCCGTATAGCGCGCCGTGACCTGGGACAGGAGCTCTTCGCCGCCGGCGCTCAGGCGCAGCAGCCGCGACCGCCCGTCCAGCGGGTCCGGCCGCCGGTCGATCCAGCCCCGCGCCTCGACGTGCGCGACATGGCGGCTGGTGACGGACACGTCGATGGTCATCAACTCGGCCAGTTTGCTCATGCGCATCTGGCCGTAGCGGTCGAGCAACATGAGGACCACGGCCGAGGCGGGCGGACAGTCCTGCGGCAGGGCGCGGCTGAGTTCGCGCTTGACGGCGCCGATCGCGCTCAGTTGCCGGGCCAGCTCCTCGTACTTGCTCTGTGCGGCCACGGACACCTCCGAACGGCGATCAGTTGCTTCGGGCAACCGTAAAACAGTTGGTTGCTGAAGGCAAATGAAAGGAGGGTGAGGGGTGGGATCAAGCCAGGGGTGTGCGGGATTCCGGGTGTTCGCTAGGGTCGTGGCCCATGGCGAACAACCCCCACGGCTCCGACGGCAACTACGACCCGGCGGGCAGCACCCAGATGTTCCGCGCCTTCGTGGACGAGGCCGGTCCCCAGCAGACGACAGCCGCCTCCGGCGGCGGCCCCGCATCGGCTTGATCGTCGGTGTCATCGTCGCGATCGCGGCGGTGGCCGGGGTCGCCTGGCTGGCGCTGGGCTAGTCCGCCTCCAGCGGGTCGTGCACCGTCATGGGGCGCCGCCCCGTGACGGTGCCGACGATGTGCACACCCGCCCTCTGCCCCGATCGACCGCCGCGTGATCACTCGGCCGTGAGGAGGGGGTGCGGCGACGTGATTCCCGGTTCCGGCGTGCCCCGGTTGTGGAGTCTCCCCGGTTCCGGCGTCAGTCCCACCGAGCGGAGACATCGCGCGTTTCGACGTGCATCCCCAGTGGCACGCGCCAGGCGTCGACGCACACCGTCCAGGTCTTCTCCTTCTTCTCCCCGGCGGCGATCGGGACCGGCAGCTCCTGCGTCGTCTCGACCGTGCCCCAGTCCGTGCCGAGCCAGCCGATGATGTGCGTGGCGAAGGTGATCGTGCCGGCCTTTACCGGCTTGCCGCCGGTGTTGTGGACGGTGACCGCCACCTTCTCGCACCAGCGTTCGTCGGCGGCCGTGCGCTCGGGTTCGCCGAGGGTGAGGTAGGCCGGGCCGCCGGGAGTCGAGGGCGGGCTCGAGGGCGGGGTGGTCGGGTGCTCCGGGTCCGACGGTGGCGTGCCCGGCGGGGTCGGGCCGGGCCGCGTGGGGTGGTCCCCGCCGGGGGCGTCGCCTCCCGGGGGCTGGTCCCCGGCGCCGGAGGGGCGGGGCGTCGGCGCGCCGGATCCGGTGCCGGCGGGGGATTCCGGGCCCCCGCGCGCATCAGCGTCCGTACCCGCACCGGCATCCGTACGCGGATCGGTGCCGCCGGCCGATGGGCGGGGCGTGCGGCTCGGCGACGGGCCTTCGGAAGGAGCCCGGTCGCCGTCCAGCGGGACGAAGTCGATCCCGCCGCCCGGTGGTACCGGTCCCGTCGGGGCGCGGCCGTCCGCCGGTCCGGCGGCTCCCGCCGCCAGCGTGCCGTCGCCGCCACCCGCGCAGCCGCCCAGCAGCGCGGCGCCCAGGCAGGCCGCGCACAACGCCGCCGCCGGGGAGGAGCGACGAGCGTCGGGGCGACCTCTCGTCCAGCGTGTCAGCTGTCGCATCGGCACAGTGTTGCTGACGGGCCATCAGGTGTACAGGGTCGGCGTCGAAGCGGCTCTCCGCGCGGCTCAATCACACGTGCCGTACGGGCTCGTGCCGCGCGGCGGAGCCGCATATCGACACGGTGAGCCCGTACGGCACGTGAGGATCCGCACGGCAGGGCGGGCAGCCGGCAGCGCCCGCGTCAGTCGGAGATGAGCCCCTCGCGCAGCTGCGCCAGCGTCCGCGTCAGCAGCCGCGAGACATGCATCTGGGAGATCCCGACCTCTTCACCGATTTGCGACTGCGTCATGTTCG
Coding sequences within it:
- a CDS encoding MFS transporter, yielding MTATTAETTSSPEGTPQRHPQRWLILGVICLAQLTVLLDNTVLNVAIPSLTEELDASSADVQWMINAYSLVQSGLLLTAGNAADRYGRKKLLVAGLALFGLGSLAAGLAQSSGQLIAARAGMGVGGALLMTTTLAVVVQIFDDTERVKAIGLWSTVNSLGFAAGPLIGGVMLDHFWWGAIFLVNIPVAVLGLVAVIAMVPESRSGTGERPDVLGAVLSTIGMTGVVYAIITGPVHGWTSGQVLGAAAVGTVVLAAFAVWELRIPNPMLDMHFFRNQRFIGAVAGAILVAFGMGGSLYLLTQHLQFVLGYEPLEAGLRTAPLALTVVALNLTGVGAKLLPKLGTPGTIASGMAMVSAGLAAIALLGGDGYGGMLLGLVVMGAGIAFSMPAMANAIMSAIPPEKAGVGAGVNGTLAEFGNGLGVAVLGAVLNSRFAALIPAAAGAVSLPAVMAGADNDAERSRIADAFASGVETSQLVGAVAVLAGGLLAAFLLRRAERSAQQVTADQGAGSQ
- a CDS encoding MarR family winged helix-turn-helix transcriptional regulator, yielding MAAQSKYEELARQLSAIGAVKRELSRALPQDCPPASAVVLMLLDRYGQMRMSKLAELMTIDVSVTSRHVAHVEARGWIDRRPDPLDGRSRLLRLSAGGEELLSQVTARYTEALASHLSDWSDDDVGRLNELLARLRAGFGEPRPRTPTPTHAHAHAHAHAHTNA
- a CDS encoding TetR/AcrR family transcriptional regulator; the protein is MATGSRVSSPRTSVWLSERPAPRRKTDQQPDGLDRVKIVAASVRLLDAEGLAKFSMRRLAAELGVTAMSVYWYVDTKDDLLELALDTVMGEIALPPEAVEPAAALAHPFPAGQRDWREQLRQLAGEYRKLIVRHPWLSPLTGEYLNIGPNAMAFAHAAMRVMRNSGLPDDKVPGALSLVYQFVYGYSTIEGRFGARCRAAGVSEDVFYRQVMDTIAGRPEFDESRAIAEARGGDTVAEMRARDFAVALDCAIAGIEALRNG
- a CDS encoding YceI family protein; the protein is MTTTTGAGLRARIRTRDGWAVRHAVLTVTDMTGAQVLRAYADEEGAVRTGEPLAPGPYTVIATAVGYAPAASTALVTAAGRAEIGTVVLARQGGAELPPPGPWTLDPAHSTVAAVAQHLGISSVRGRFTEFGGRIEIAEDVARSTVEAEIRAASIDTGNGMRDGHLRSADFLDVERHPLLDYRGTRLSPAGPDRWTVHGELSMHGVRRPVDLDLAYLGTGPDPWGGVRAAFRATTELRREDFAMHYNQVVAAGIAAIGTTLRVELDIQAVQGTRLPAA
- a CDS encoding MFS transporter, with product MATTTPDGGVRGPAGHPAHARRHSHAPSPGEPMTHRQIMEALSGLLLGMFVAILSSTIVSNALPEIIADLHGSQSSYTWVVTAALLSMTAATPLWGKLSDLFSKKLLVQAALVIYVAGSVVAGLSQSTGMLIACRVVQGIGVGGLSALAQIVMAAMISPRERGRYSGYLGATFAVATVGGPLLGGVITDTDWLGWRWCFYVGVPFAVIALFVLQKTLKLPVVKREVKVDWAGAFFISAAVSLLLIWVTLAGDDYDWISWQTYAMVGGALLLGAVFVLVESRASDPIIPLRLFRNKTITLASLASLFVGVAMFAGTVFFSQYFQLARGESPTMSGVMTIPMIGGLFVSSTVSGQVITKTGRWKAWLVAGGALLTAGLGLLGTMRYDTPYWRLSIFMALLGLGIGMMMQNLVLATQNQVAPQDLGAASSVVTFFRSLGGAVGVSALGAVLADRVTHYTRDGLAELGPKAAGAAGHGGTGGGAIPDLDKLPLPLREVIESAYGHGVADVFLYAAPAALLAFLFSLLIKEVPLRSSAGAHAGGTAGTATNGTTDDTTDGTAAGTTEDTPTAATAPAAFAMATAPAATAVTAASAAAAAPTATAVAAPAATAVEDQHLAATAVQDQHLAATASTGGDAGEQHPRQGVYGFVRNAEGAAVSRAAVTLISLSGRQLGRSVAHADGSYALDAPGPGSYVLVAAADGHQPQASTVVVGGEPLAYDLALTGTSGLAGTVRADADGQPVAAAVVIVTDVRGEVLATGTTGEGGEFAFDELVAGSYTVAVNAPGFRPAALPVEVAAQGVTRIGVALRPGARVRGTIRAGAERRPLADARVTLVDATGNVVATATTGEDGAYAFTDLDAGDYTVVASGYPPVADTLAVTGDGVDGHDVDLAHPGD